One genomic region from Sulfurovum riftiae encodes:
- a CDS encoding alpha/beta fold hydrolase, which yields MASKEITYKEHSFQLSYEMVNPGQDDVLLVLHGWGSNKEIMKQAFGRLLPAYKHIYLDMPGFGKSSNEMVLTTEDYVAIVRLFLDSLNVRPKIAMGHSFGGKVSTLLDPPCLVLLSSSGILVPKPLDVKVKIAVTKLLKPFKFAWVRKLFASKDVEGMSHAMYETFKNVVNEEFEHNFSAVSGKALLFWGREDTATPLWTAEKIEKMIGDATLYPLDGDHFFFLNHAPFIAQTITDQCKDTDS from the coding sequence ATGGCATCTAAAGAGATCACCTACAAAGAACACTCCTTTCAGCTCTCCTACGAAATGGTCAACCCGGGACAGGATGATGTTCTGCTGGTACTGCACGGATGGGGAAGCAACAAAGAGATCATGAAGCAGGCATTCGGCAGACTCCTTCCTGCGTATAAACATATCTATCTGGATATGCCGGGCTTTGGCAAAAGCAGCAACGAGATGGTGCTTACCACTGAGGACTATGTCGCCATTGTACGGCTTTTCCTCGACAGCCTGAATGTCAGGCCGAAGATCGCCATGGGGCACTCTTTCGGCGGAAAGGTCTCGACCCTGCTTGACCCGCCATGTCTGGTCCTGCTCTCCTCTTCGGGCATACTCGTACCCAAACCTCTGGATGTCAAGGTCAAGATCGCCGTCACGAAACTGCTCAAGCCGTTTAAATTCGCATGGGTACGCAAACTCTTTGCCTCCAAGGATGTGGAGGGGATGAGCCACGCAATGTATGAGACTTTCAAGAATGTCGTCAATGAGGAATTTGAACACAACTTCTCCGCTGTTTCCGGCAAAGCTCTGCTCTTCTGGGGAAGGGAAGATACCGCAACACCGCTCTGGACGGCTGAGAAGATAGAGAAGATGATAGGCGATGCAACACTCTATCCTCTTGACGGTGACCACTTCTTCTTTTTGAACCATGCACCGTTCATCGCCCAGACCATCACAGACCAATGTAAGGATACCGATTCATGA
- a CDS encoding Mur ligase family protein yields MTIVNYLFYALFLLTMGYYAITNLQWYSYKLERVMFHHTKTWWHFVYFLIPYVLYVLVNYAAPQFGFVVVIAYLALFYQWYKGLDKPLVWTGRVKRFYAIMLLFALFITFSFGHFAVVIPIFLAYFISLFIEKMLFHGFKVKAEKKIEEMKDPTVVGITASYGKTSIKNYIEHLLKAKYRTYATPRSVNTLGGVMKDVNDDLPEDTEVYVVEMGARGEGDIKEITTFVNPHYVVVGKIGPAHIEYFKTMENIRNTKMEILQSGRLKKAWIHESAMVKPEENIKVFGTGEMMDTKSALPAPDYLIKDVEATLDATSFTLDGVRYSASILGAFNAMNLAAAVLVAKELGLSDEEIQQGLSTLKAVDHRLQRIDAGGKVILDDSFNGNIDGMMASFDLASTYAGRKVVITPGLVEVDDALNVQVAKRANEVFDLVVVTGDLNYAIFKEHVAPEKLVKLASKAEMETMLVEQTMPGDLILFANDAPSFV; encoded by the coding sequence ATGACCATCGTAAACTACCTTTTTTATGCACTTTTCCTGCTCACCATGGGCTACTACGCCATCACCAACCTGCAGTGGTACAGCTACAAGCTTGAAAGGGTGATGTTCCATCACACCAAGACCTGGTGGCACTTCGTCTATTTCCTGATCCCCTATGTGCTCTACGTACTTGTGAACTATGCTGCACCGCAGTTCGGTTTTGTGGTGGTCATCGCCTACCTGGCACTTTTCTACCAATGGTACAAAGGTCTGGACAAGCCGCTGGTATGGACAGGACGTGTCAAACGCTTCTATGCGATCATGCTGCTTTTTGCCCTGTTCATCACCTTCTCCTTTGGCCATTTCGCCGTGGTCATACCCATTTTCCTGGCATACTTCATTTCTCTTTTCATAGAGAAGATGCTCTTTCACGGCTTCAAGGTCAAGGCGGAGAAGAAGATAGAAGAGATGAAAGACCCCACCGTAGTGGGGATCACGGCAAGTTACGGAAAGACCAGCATCAAGAACTACATCGAGCATCTGCTCAAGGCGAAGTACAGAACCTATGCTACGCCGCGTTCGGTCAATACCCTTGGCGGTGTCATGAAAGATGTCAACGACGACCTGCCCGAAGATACGGAAGTCTATGTCGTTGAGATGGGCGCAAGAGGCGAGGGGGACATCAAAGAGATCACCACTTTTGTCAATCCGCACTATGTGGTCGTCGGAAAGATCGGTCCGGCGCATATCGAGTATTTCAAAACGATGGAGAACATCAGAAATACCAAGATGGAGATCCTTCAGAGCGGCAGGCTGAAAAAAGCGTGGATCCACGAGAGTGCGATGGTCAAACCCGAAGAGAACATCAAAGTCTTCGGCACCGGAGAGATGATGGATACCAAAAGTGCACTGCCTGCACCGGACTACCTCATAAAAGATGTAGAAGCGACGCTCGATGCCACCAGCTTTACCCTGGACGGCGTACGCTACTCGGCAAGCATTCTGGGTGCCTTCAATGCCATGAACCTTGCGGCAGCTGTACTTGTAGCCAAAGAACTCGGACTCAGCGACGAAGAGATACAGCAGGGTCTCTCTACCCTTAAAGCGGTCGATCACAGACTGCAGCGCATCGATGCGGGCGGCAAGGTCATACTCGACGACTCGTTCAACGGCAACATTGACGGGATGATGGCCTCCTTCGACCTGGCTTCCACCTATGCAGGACGAAAAGTGGTCATCACCCCGGGCCTTGTCGAGGTGGATGATGCATTGAACGTGCAGGTCGCCAAAAGGGCTAACGAGGTCTTTGACCTTGTTGTCGTTACGGGTGATCTGAACTATGCGATCTTTAAAGAGCATGTGGCTCCGGAGAAGCTGGTGAAACTGGCGAGCAAGGCGGAGATGGAGACGATGCTGGTGGAGCAGACGATGCCGGGGGATTTGATCCTCTTTGCCAACGACGCACCTTCTTTCGTCTGA
- a CDS encoding DUF1254 domain-containing protein translates to MNKKLLLLMSACLISTSSAFAIDVSKAPKMKMTTEIPAGLLTPNDMDTKIGKLHLEDGVPTVETAQKVYDYLDFQHGVTSFLSGIQIASMEAFRRGLLTFGPPNKTVVLFENLMDSKALWLTPNTTSVYMLMWLQLDDEPYVLETPADVLGIIDDHWFKYVADFGRLGDDKNKGGKFLIVPPGYKGKIPEGYIVKHTNTYGNWVIWRGFQKDGSPKPAIDLTKKVFKAYPLSQKDNPPALNFVNASGVFNNTIHNMDITIFDEINEVVQTEPAQGQDPEILGYFASIGMEKGKEFKPDARMKNILTEAAKVGSATVRTLISRPRDEAFLLFPENSKVWTNPFVGGSYKFEIDGVSLIDARAAFHFYATGITPAMAKDFRGKGSKYAVAYLDKDMNPLDGSKTYKVNIPANVPMKDFWSFTLYNNQTRSMLQTDQRFPGIDSNQEGLVVNKDGSVDVYFGPKPPKGHENNWIQTIPHRGWNMLFRVYGPLEPWFAKTWFPGDPELVKS, encoded by the coding sequence ATGAATAAAAAACTACTACTGCTTATGAGCGCATGTCTCATAAGCACAAGCAGTGCATTTGCGATAGATGTCTCAAAAGCACCCAAGATGAAGATGACCACAGAGATCCCTGCCGGTCTTTTAACCCCTAACGATATGGATACCAAGATCGGTAAACTACACCTGGAAGATGGTGTGCCCACTGTTGAGACAGCACAGAAGGTCTATGACTATCTGGACTTCCAGCACGGTGTAACCTCCTTTCTAAGCGGTATTCAGATCGCTTCTATGGAAGCCTTCAGAAGAGGCCTTCTCACCTTTGGACCTCCTAACAAAACGGTGGTACTGTTTGAAAACCTTATGGATTCAAAAGCACTTTGGCTGACACCAAATACCACAAGTGTCTATATGCTTATGTGGCTGCAGCTGGATGACGAACCCTATGTGCTGGAGACTCCTGCAGATGTACTCGGAATCATTGATGATCACTGGTTCAAGTATGTCGCTGACTTTGGCAGACTTGGTGATGACAAGAACAAGGGTGGAAAGTTCCTTATCGTTCCTCCGGGGTATAAGGGCAAGATCCCTGAAGGTTACATCGTTAAACACACGAACACCTATGGAAACTGGGTGATCTGGAGAGGCTTCCAAAAAGACGGCAGTCCCAAACCGGCGATCGATCTGACAAAAAAAGTCTTTAAAGCCTATCCTCTTTCTCAAAAAGATAATCCGCCGGCACTTAATTTTGTCAATGCTTCGGGTGTCTTTAACAACACCATTCACAACATGGACATTACGATCTTTGATGAGATCAATGAAGTAGTACAGACAGAACCGGCACAGGGACAAGACCCTGAAATACTGGGGTACTTTGCCTCAATAGGTATGGAAAAAGGAAAAGAGTTCAAACCGGATGCACGTATGAAAAATATACTGACAGAAGCTGCAAAAGTAGGTTCTGCAACCGTACGTACCCTCATCTCAAGACCTCGGGACGAAGCCTTTTTACTCTTCCCTGAAAACAGTAAAGTATGGACCAATCCATTTGTAGGCGGCAGCTACAAGTTTGAGATCGATGGTGTAAGCCTCATCGATGCGAGAGCTGCGTTTCACTTCTATGCAACAGGAATAACGCCTGCAATGGCAAAGGACTTTAGAGGTAAAGGTTCCAAGTATGCTGTAGCCTATCTTGACAAAGATATGAATCCATTGGATGGCAGCAAGACGTATAAGGTAAATATCCCTGCGAATGTACCGATGAAGGATTTCTGGTCATTTACCCTTTACAACAACCAGACACGTTCTATGCTGCAGACAGACCAGCGTTTCCCGGGAATTGACTCAAACCAAGAGGGACTTGTAGTGAACAAAGATGGCTCGGTAGATGTTTACTTTGGACCCAAACCTCCAAAAGGACATGAAAACAACTGGATCCAGACGATCCCTCACAGGGGATGGAATATGTTATTCCGTGTCTATGGTCCACTTGAGCCCTGGTTTGCCAAAACATGGTTCCCTGGCGATCCGGAGCTGGTAAAATCATAA
- a CDS encoding transporter produces MNRYFKSILLVAGLGSMLHATDDGPRMYWNAPVGTNILQAYFWTASGNSVTPENSQTSPYLDTDINIGILGYNRIVDVAGHSAIVTAVMTGGKVSGDTSKIYLNKDLRSSSGLGDLYLQGVINVFGAPALSAEAFADYRQDTVLSLLVGVTAPTGDYERDRALNLGMNRWNMRVGLPFMYTIGDWVPGEITTLEILPSVWFYGDNDDYTRLGLNLEQDPMYTLEAHITRDITTSLFVSLDYFVQRTGDSFVNGIQTGTANTSDSLGVTAGYMFNAQTQFQLRYAGTLSPDPDQGELEADMFQFNLNYFW; encoded by the coding sequence ATGAACAGATATTTCAAGAGTATACTGCTTGTTGCAGGTTTGGGCAGTATGCTGCATGCCACAGATGACGGACCGCGAATGTACTGGAACGCTCCGGTAGGCACCAACATCCTGCAAGCCTACTTCTGGACAGCATCAGGCAATTCGGTGACACCTGAAAACTCTCAAACCAGTCCCTATCTTGATACCGATATCAACATAGGTATCCTGGGTTACAATCGTATTGTGGATGTTGCCGGCCATTCTGCCATTGTCACAGCGGTGATGACAGGGGGTAAGGTCTCAGGCGATACATCCAAGATTTATCTCAATAAAGACCTCCGTTCTTCAAGCGGCCTGGGCGACCTTTACCTGCAGGGTGTCATCAATGTGTTCGGTGCTCCTGCATTAAGTGCGGAAGCATTTGCAGACTATAGACAGGATACGGTACTCTCTTTGCTTGTAGGTGTGACCGCACCTACGGGAGACTATGAGAGAGATCGTGCATTGAATCTGGGAATGAACCGCTGGAACATGAGGGTAGGGCTGCCTTTTATGTACACCATAGGAGACTGGGTACCTGGAGAGATCACGACTTTGGAGATACTGCCTTCGGTCTGGTTCTATGGAGACAATGACGACTATACACGATTGGGCTTGAACCTGGAGCAGGACCCTATGTACACATTGGAAGCACATATCACACGTGATATTACAACGTCACTGTTTGTCTCATTGGATTATTTTGTACAGCGCACAGGAGATTCATTTGTGAATGGCATACAGACGGGTACAGCCAATACATCAGACTCTTTGGGTGTCACAGCAGGGTATATGTTCAATGCCCAGACACAATTCCAGCTTCGCTATGCCGGGACGTTAAGTCCCGATCCGGACCAGGGTGAGCTGGAAGCAGATATGTTCCAGTTCAACCTGAACTATTTTTGGTAA
- a CDS encoding L,D-transpeptidase family protein — protein sequence MKIGMKTKSLIAVAFAILLAGCVGPRDAEGWSSSQKSQFMKILATDKYASICEQKPLYNKVKQSQNSRLMTRLLVEYTDNLANSCIDPSTIDGFGIYRQKVSRSDIQRKLMAGQSIEKILKPYVPEYAQFKLLLAKYRALQRTPGTSPAMLRKVRLNIERVKLMKPGLGKTYVLVNIPEFKVRIIENHKTSVAMGVITGKRKNQTPIFSERLQYIVLNPTWNVPDSIARNEVIPKLLKDPGYLKKHRLVMRKDYSLDSPALSPSQVNLAAYKGGKGPVPFKFIEVPSDKNALGRVKFIFPNHHSVYMHDTPTKHLFKRKVRAYSHGCIRLQDPKLMLKYLTEHYTNYSFDEAMEKYNSYKTQYMKIVKPLPVHTAYLTAYVDESGTLKLFPDIYGFDAKQKLTF from the coding sequence ATGAAAATAGGGATGAAAACAAAGAGTTTGATAGCAGTGGCATTCGCCATTCTGCTGGCCGGGTGTGTCGGTCCGAGAGATGCCGAAGGCTGGAGCAGTTCACAGAAAAGCCAGTTCATGAAAATACTCGCAACGGACAAATATGCGTCTATCTGTGAGCAGAAGCCGCTTTACAACAAGGTGAAGCAGAGCCAGAACTCCAGACTGATGACCAGACTTCTGGTCGAATATACGGACAACCTTGCCAACAGCTGTATCGACCCCAGTACGATCGACGGTTTCGGAATATACAGACAGAAGGTGAGCCGTTCCGATATACAGAGAAAACTCATGGCAGGGCAGAGCATAGAGAAGATCCTCAAGCCTTATGTTCCCGAGTATGCACAGTTCAAACTGCTTCTGGCCAAGTACCGCGCCCTGCAGAGGACACCGGGTACCTCTCCTGCAATGCTTCGCAAGGTACGTCTGAACATCGAACGTGTCAAGCTGATGAAGCCGGGACTGGGCAAGACCTATGTCCTGGTGAACATCCCTGAATTCAAAGTGCGTATCATCGAGAATCACAAGACATCCGTAGCGATGGGTGTGATCACCGGAAAGCGCAAGAACCAGACGCCTATCTTCAGTGAAAGACTGCAATACATCGTTCTCAATCCAACCTGGAACGTGCCGGACAGCATTGCGAGAAACGAAGTGATTCCAAAACTTCTGAAAGATCCGGGTTATCTGAAGAAACATCGCCTGGTGATGCGAAAGGACTACAGTCTCGATTCTCCGGCGCTTAGTCCCAGTCAGGTCAATCTTGCGGCATACAAAGGAGGCAAAGGACCGGTACCGTTCAAGTTCATCGAAGTGCCGTCGGACAAAAATGCACTGGGGCGTGTGAAATTCATCTTCCCGAACCACCACTCTGTCTACATGCACGATACGCCGACAAAACATCTGTTCAAGAGAAAAGTGCGGGCTTACAGCCACGGATGTATCAGGCTGCAGGACCCGAAGCTCATGCTGAAGTATTTGACCGAACACTATACCAATTACAGTTTCGACGAAGCGATGGAAAAGTATAACAGTTACAAGACACAATACATGAAGATCGTCAAACCGCTGCCGGTGCATACGGCCTACCTGACCGCCTATGTGGATGAGAGCGGCACGCTGAAGCTCTTCCCGGACATCTACGGCTTCGATGCAAAACAGAAACTGACTTTCTAA
- a CDS encoding ATP-binding protein, producing the protein MYYKRELEEKIEQYLESPEIIAIFGPRQVGKTTLLRELYSRVDNPVFLTFEDIELKVLFEEDIKSFITLYIDPYDHIFIDEFQYARMGGKHLKYIYDTTDKKIFISGSSAMELSINAVKYLAGRIFVFNLYSFSFGEFLSVKDASFYKLYSNLQSTISPSISKKITTYMEEYLTFGGYPRVVLSKNDEEKKEILKNLLSIYLLRDIREIAKIADETKMYKLLKALSLQIGNVIVYNELSTLIGVNAVQLKKYLSVFEKAFLTKAITPFFTNKRLEIVKNPKIFFLDMGIRNVIIKNFSALEDRVDKGAMLENFVFRELIERELKYYRTKNGAEVDFVIDDSIPVEIKSNLSSMKISKSYHYFLENYRPKKGYVLNFNQVGVKEFNGVTVNFLPHFMTEVLKDSTK; encoded by the coding sequence ATGTATTATAAAAGAGAGCTGGAAGAGAAGATAGAGCAGTATTTGGAGAGCCCAGAGATTATTGCTATCTTTGGTCCCCGACAGGTGGGCAAAACAACACTGCTTAGAGAGCTGTATAGCCGTGTAGATAATCCTGTGTTTCTAACCTTTGAAGATATAGAGCTTAAAGTCTTGTTTGAGGAAGATATCAAGAGTTTTATAACCCTTTATATTGACCCTTATGACCATATCTTCATCGATGAGTTTCAGTATGCCAGAATGGGAGGTAAGCACCTCAAGTACATTTATGATACTACCGATAAAAAAATCTTTATCTCAGGCTCCTCTGCAATGGAGCTTTCTATCAATGCTGTTAAATACCTTGCAGGCAGGATCTTTGTTTTTAATCTTTACTCTTTCTCTTTTGGTGAGTTTTTAAGTGTCAAAGATGCAAGCTTCTATAAACTCTATAGCAACCTGCAGAGTACCATTTCACCTTCAATTTCTAAAAAAATAACTACCTATATGGAGGAGTATCTTACCTTTGGGGGGTATCCTCGTGTGGTATTGAGTAAAAATGATGAGGAGAAGAAAGAGATACTTAAAAACCTGCTAAGTATCTATCTGCTTAGAGATATCAGGGAGATAGCCAAAATAGCTGATGAAACGAAGATGTATAAGCTCTTGAAGGCACTCTCATTACAGATAGGTAATGTAATTGTCTATAATGAACTCTCAACACTCATAGGTGTCAATGCCGTACAGCTTAAAAAGTATCTTTCTGTGTTTGAAAAGGCATTTTTAACCAAAGCCATTACCCCATTTTTCACTAACAAACGTCTTGAGATAGTTAAAAACCCGAAAATATTCTTTTTGGATATGGGGATTAGAAATGTGATTATCAAAAATTTCTCTGCATTGGAAGACAGAGTAGACAAGGGTGCGATGTTGGAAAACTTCGTCTTCAGAGAGTTGATAGAACGAGAGTTAAAGTACTACCGAACAAAAAATGGTGCAGAGGTAGATTTTGTTATTGATGATAGTATACCGGTAGAGATAAAATCCAATCTCAGCTCTATGAAAATTTCCAAGTCATACCACTATTTTTTAGAGAACTATAGACCTAAAAAAGGGTATGTACTTAATTTCAATCAAGTGGGAGTTAAAGAGTTTAATGGTGTTACAGTAAACTTTTTGCCTCATTTTATGACTGAAGTGTTGAAAGATAGTACAAAATAA
- a CDS encoding helix-turn-helix domain-containing protein — MRSKKNVETTKLNAGETLKKEFDNYVDMATSAVDWTLFCTYQLQPNFSEGVHKILQLPSMQIASTDMRGGIMFDFVTPEECITFSVMQNISQKACIDQMKLETGMIAVMNDKKIYNFMCSSQVAFLEVSLNKKADPVLIKRLTKAVDHYFQDPDQKMTELLKEIIDEYGDGGNTLLDTQTSLQIEEKITKAMLQLLASQEASTPHFTKSERTALKIKKQFFKHMDHKMTVASLAESHNISIKSLQNAFKSLFGITPNHFMRLLKLNLVHHELVQSTPAQTTVQRVAQKWGFAHMGNFSRYYKELFGEHPSVTLKTAIPSIDGMKQHCVERQEEMV, encoded by the coding sequence ATGAGAAGTAAGAAAAATGTCGAAACCACCAAACTGAACGCGGGGGAAACCCTTAAGAAAGAATTTGACAACTATGTAGATATGGCGACAAGTGCCGTTGACTGGACACTTTTCTGCACTTACCAGCTACAGCCAAATTTCTCAGAAGGGGTACATAAGATCCTGCAACTTCCTTCTATGCAGATCGCTTCTACAGATATGCGTGGCGGGATCATGTTCGATTTCGTGACACCTGAAGAGTGCATTACCTTTTCTGTCATGCAGAACATTTCCCAAAAAGCCTGCATTGACCAAATGAAACTTGAAACCGGTATGATCGCTGTTATGAATGATAAGAAGATCTATAACTTCATGTGTTCCTCGCAGGTAGCATTCCTTGAAGTCTCACTCAACAAAAAGGCAGATCCTGTACTCATAAAGAGACTGACAAAGGCTGTAGACCACTATTTTCAAGACCCCGACCAGAAGATGACAGAACTGCTCAAAGAGATCATCGATGAATATGGCGATGGAGGAAATACACTGCTTGATACACAAACCTCCCTGCAGATAGAAGAGAAGATTACCAAAGCCATGCTTCAACTGCTTGCGTCTCAGGAAGCAAGCACACCGCACTTTACAAAATCTGAAAGAACAGCACTGAAGATCAAAAAACAGTTCTTCAAGCATATGGATCACAAAATGACTGTAGCCTCTTTGGCCGAAAGCCACAATATCAGTATAAAAAGTCTTCAGAACGCCTTCAAATCACTCTTTGGGATCACCCCCAATCACTTCATGCGTCTACTTAAACTCAACCTTGTCCATCATGAGCTCGTCCAGAGTACCCCTGCCCAAACCACTGTACAGAGAGTAGCCCAAAAATGGGGGTTTGCACATATGGGAAATTTTTCCAGGTACTATAAAGAGCTGTTTGGAGAGCACCCCTCGGTTACACTCAAAACAGCCATCCCGTCCATCGACGGCATGAAGCAGCACTGTGTGGAACGACAGGAAGAGATGGTCTGA
- a CDS encoding L,D-transpeptidase family protein: MTRAWLILGDILVTLLLLVSFILFYLHPPQPSVEEITRVNIHPLEQNFTLPATGLTLPEMNYTVTVEDLMRMAQEANKTAFVPIETFRDVPLEEALALAEAKVGYPVFIRIFKREALLEVWIKVEGTYRFLKAYRICAYSGKLGPKLKEGDRQAPEGFYSVNSGRLNPNSKFHLSFNLGYPNAYDRAHGRTGSYLMVHGNCVSIGCYAMTDDKIEEIYRLVEEALKEGQRSVQVHIYPFQMNAENMAAYSHYRWYDFWENLKEGYDYFEAEHLPPKITVENKRYVVSESDGS; this comes from the coding sequence ATGACACGGGCATGGCTTATACTGGGCGATATCCTTGTCACGCTGCTTCTTCTCGTCTCTTTTATACTTTTTTACCTCCATCCGCCCCAGCCTTCGGTAGAGGAGATCACACGGGTGAACATACATCCCCTGGAACAGAACTTCACCCTGCCGGCTACCGGGTTGACCCTTCCCGAAATGAACTATACTGTGACCGTAGAGGACTTGATGCGCATGGCACAGGAAGCAAATAAAACGGCATTCGTACCCATAGAGACATTCAGGGATGTCCCGCTGGAGGAGGCCCTTGCTCTTGCCGAAGCCAAAGTGGGCTATCCGGTCTTTATCCGTATTTTCAAACGTGAAGCGCTTTTGGAGGTCTGGATCAAAGTGGAAGGTACCTACCGCTTCCTCAAAGCCTACAGGATCTGTGCCTACTCAGGCAAACTCGGTCCCAAACTCAAAGAGGGTGACAGGCAGGCACCCGAAGGCTTTTACTCTGTCAACAGTGGCAGACTCAACCCCAACAGCAAATTCCACCTCTCCTTCAACCTCGGTTACCCCAATGCCTATGACCGGGCACATGGCCGTACCGGTTCCTACCTGATGGTGCACGGCAACTGTGTCTCTATCGGATGCTACGCGATGACGGACGACAAGATAGAGGAGATCTACAGACTGGTGGAAGAGGCATTGAAAGAGGGACAGAGGTCAGTACAGGTGCACATCTACCCTTTCCAGATGAATGCAGAGAATATGGCAGCCTACAGCCACTACCGGTGGTACGACTTCTGGGAGAACCTCAAAGAGGGGTATGACTATTTTGAAGCCGAACATCTGCCGCCGAAGATCACAGTAGAAAACAAACGCTATGTGGTGAGTGAGAGTGATGGATCATAG